In one window of Desulfovibrio desulfuricans DNA:
- a CDS encoding menaquinone biosynthetic enzyme MqnA/MqnD family protein, with product MTEQKKTPPVLRMGRIGYLNVLPIYHPLEAGILPHDYELVSGPPALLNTMMARGELHVSSCSCFEYASRPERYQLVEDLSIGSHGPVMSVLLLSRVPFEQLEGQEILISGETHTSVALLRLIMRDRFKLNVTFTTGQVTPALRGKNPPVAFLAIGDEALRLRNHPEYPHRLDLAEAWRDWTGLPFIFGLWVVSRAAAEAKLFTSDPGALLRQGRDWGLGHMDVILDLTAHGCPLSREELAFYYSKGLVYTLGEEEQRGLSLFYQMLADAGMIAKAPALEFFKL from the coding sequence ATGACCGAGCAAAAAAAAACGCCCCCAGTACTGCGCATGGGCCGCATTGGCTATCTCAACGTACTGCCCATCTATCATCCGCTGGAAGCTGGCATTCTGCCCCACGATTACGAGCTTGTTTCCGGCCCGCCAGCCCTGCTCAACACCATGATGGCGCGCGGCGAACTGCACGTTTCGTCCTGCTCGTGTTTTGAATACGCCAGCCGCCCGGAGCGCTACCAGCTTGTGGAAGACCTCTCCATCGGCTCCCACGGCCCGGTCATGAGCGTGCTGCTGCTCTCGCGCGTGCCCTTTGAACAGCTTGAAGGGCAGGAAATCCTCATCAGCGGCGAAACACATACCTCGGTGGCCCTGCTGCGCCTCATCATGCGCGACAGGTTCAAGCTCAACGTCACATTCACCACCGGACAGGTGACCCCGGCCCTGCGCGGCAAAAACCCGCCCGTGGCCTTTCTGGCCATTGGCGATGAAGCCCTGCGCCTGCGCAACCATCCCGAGTATCCGCACCGTCTTGATCTGGCTGAGGCGTGGCGCGACTGGACGGGCCTGCCCTTTATTTTCGGCCTGTGGGTGGTCAGCCGCGCCGCCGCCGAGGCAAAGCTCTTTACCAGCGACCCTGGCGCGCTGCTGCGACAGGGCCGCGACTGGGGCCTTGGGCACATGGACGTCATCCTCGACCTCACGGCCCACGGCTGCCCCCTCTCGCGCGAGGAGCTGGCCTTCTACTACAGCAAGGGCCTTGTTTACACCCTGGGCGAGGAAGAACAGCGCGGCTTGAGCCTTTTTTATCAAATGCTGGCAGATGCGGGCATGATCGCCAAGGCTCCGGCTCTGGAGTTTTTCAAACTCTAA
- a CDS encoding adenylyl-sulfate reductase subunit alpha, translating to MARIKTTHAVDFRPTSLNDIETVEVTADLLIIGGGNAGCFVATETARLNPAAKIVIVEKADIMRSGACSAGMDAINTYIPPNKTPEDLVRWSRSQVGGGPLREDLALSNAQELNECVEDLERWGLPILRDEQGNIRYRGKWDISIHGEQLKPIMAEKALETGADVYNRVAATGLLVHNGRCTGATGFGVRDGKFYVFRARATVVSTGGAGTLYKSYTADSTDSGSQIWMCPYCVGSGYAMGLRQGAELSSLEQRWVATRTKDFCGPVDTISVGYGAPIINSLGERVMSRYASLGGDAAPRYIRANAPMEEWLNGRGPCFCDTTNMTPEKTKAMMEDYLNERPSFVLFLASRGQDPSKEPIEIFGSDPYIMGGHTGGGYWVDMERMTTLPGLFAAGETAGGNPNKFVGGCCAEGKLAARGALAYMAVSDAPELDAAQIAQEKERVYAPLLTREEEGVSPLEMKERLQRLMDEYAGGSSQFYRVNEQQLDYALRHIKILQSQFKHLRARDLHDLMQANETMDRVDVAEAVVHHLKARKETRWAGWQTRSDYPQRDDENFDCFVESRRDPATGEMTTFTRPYEQLLPGDRYKP from the coding sequence ATGGCACGCATAAAAACAACACATGCGGTCGATTTTCGGCCAACCAGCCTGAACGACATTGAAACCGTCGAGGTAACCGCCGACCTGCTGATCATCGGCGGCGGCAATGCCGGTTGCTTTGTGGCAACGGAAACTGCGCGTCTCAACCCCGCAGCCAAGATCGTTATTGTGGAAAAGGCCGACATCATGCGCTCCGGCGCGTGTTCTGCCGGTATGGACGCCATCAACACCTATATTCCGCCCAACAAGACGCCCGAAGACCTCGTGCGCTGGAGCCGCTCGCAGGTTGGCGGCGGCCCTCTGCGCGAAGATCTGGCCCTCTCCAACGCTCAGGAACTCAACGAATGCGTTGAAGACCTGGAGCGCTGGGGCCTGCCCATTCTCCGTGATGAGCAGGGCAACATCCGCTACCGGGGCAAGTGGGATATTTCCATCCACGGCGAGCAGCTCAAGCCCATCATGGCTGAAAAAGCCCTTGAAACCGGGGCGGATGTCTACAACCGCGTGGCAGCAACGGGCCTGCTGGTGCACAATGGCCGCTGCACAGGGGCCACAGGCTTTGGCGTGCGCGACGGCAAGTTCTACGTGTTCCGCGCACGTGCTACAGTGGTGAGCACCGGCGGCGCGGGCACGCTTTACAAGTCCTACACCGCAGACTCCACCGACAGCGGCTCGCAAATCTGGATGTGCCCCTACTGCGTTGGTTCCGGTTACGCCATGGGCCTGCGCCAGGGTGCGGAACTCAGCAGCCTTGAGCAGCGCTGGGTCGCCACGCGCACCAAGGACTTTTGCGGCCCGGTGGATACCATCTCCGTGGGTTATGGCGCGCCCATCATCAACTCCCTGGGCGAGCGCGTCATGAGCCGCTACGCAAGCCTTGGCGGCGATGCGGCCCCGCGCTACATCCGCGCAAACGCTCCCATGGAAGAATGGCTGAACGGTCGCGGCCCCTGCTTCTGCGACACCACTAACATGACCCCGGAAAAAACCAAGGCCATGATGGAAGACTACCTCAACGAGCGTCCTTCCTTCGTGCTCTTCCTCGCCAGCCGTGGGCAGGATCCGTCCAAGGAACCCATCGAAATCTTCGGTTCCGATCCCTACATCATGGGCGGGCACACCGGCGGCGGCTACTGGGTGGACATGGAACGCATGACAACCCTGCCCGGCCTGTTCGCAGCGGGCGAAACCGCAGGCGGCAATCCCAACAAGTTTGTGGGCGGCTGCTGCGCCGAAGGCAAACTGGCCGCGCGCGGCGCTCTTGCCTACATGGCCGTGTCCGATGCGCCGGAGCTTGATGCCGCCCAGATCGCGCAGGAAAAGGAACGCGTGTACGCTCCCCTGCTCACGCGCGAAGAAGAGGGCGTAAGCCCGCTGGAAATGAAGGAACGCCTGCAAAGGCTCATGGATGAATACGCTGGCGGTTCCAGCCAGTTTTATCGCGTCAACGAGCAGCAGCTTGATTACGCCCTGCGGCACATCAAGATTCTGCAAAGCCAGTTCAAGCATCTGCGCGCCAGGGATCTGCACGACCTCATGCAGGCCAACGAAACCATGGACCGCGTGGACGTGGCCGAAGCCGTGGTGCACCACCTCAAGGCCCGCAAGGAAACCCGCTGGGCCGGCTGGCAGACCCGCTCGGACTACCCCCAGCGCGACGATGAAAACTTTGACTGCTTTGTGGAGTCGCGCCGCGATCCCGCCACAGGAGAAATGACAACCTTTACCCGTCCCTACGAGCAGTTGCTGCCCGGCGACAGGTACAAGCCCTAA
- the rfbD gene encoding dTDP-4-dehydrorhamnose reductase, producing MAKALVLGGATGLLGQALTRVLKAREWEVATLGRQNGNLLDMAFLQTAIAEAQADVVFNTVAWTAVDDAEDHKEEACQLNRALPASIARCLKAQGAGFLVQFSTDFIFSGPGETAWKETDTPHPASVYASTKLEGEKAVLETLPDRSCVIRTAWLFGPGRKNFVDTILAACQRRDSINVVHDQTGSPTYTLDLAHWSIALAEKRATGIWHAVNGGQASWCDLACEAVSLAGAPCRVVPIDSAEWPQKARRPVFSVLDNSKLAAFLGKAPRPWPQALRDYVFSDYLPAHTGKGGAQ from the coding sequence ATGGCAAAAGCTCTGGTACTTGGGGGGGCAACTGGCCTTCTGGGCCAGGCCCTGACGCGAGTGCTTAAAGCCCGCGAGTGGGAAGTTGCAACACTTGGCCGCCAAAACGGCAATCTGCTGGACATGGCGTTTCTGCAAACTGCCATTGCAGAGGCGCAGGCGGATGTGGTGTTTAACACTGTGGCCTGGACGGCTGTTGACGATGCCGAAGACCATAAGGAAGAAGCCTGCCAGCTCAACCGCGCCTTGCCCGCCTCCATTGCGCGCTGCCTCAAGGCGCAGGGGGCCGGATTTCTTGTGCAGTTCAGCACGGATTTCATTTTTTCCGGCCCGGGAGAAACCGCGTGGAAAGAAACAGATACGCCCCATCCGGCCTCTGTATACGCCAGCACCAAGCTTGAAGGCGAAAAGGCCGTTCTGGAAACACTGCCGGACCGCTCGTGCGTCATACGCACGGCATGGCTTTTTGGCCCTGGTCGCAAAAATTTTGTGGATACTATTCTTGCAGCCTGCCAGCGCCGCGATTCCATCAACGTGGTGCATGACCAGACAGGCTCGCCCACCTATACCCTTGATCTGGCGCACTGGAGCATCGCTCTGGCGGAAAAAAGGGCCACAGGCATCTGGCATGCGGTAAACGGCGGGCAGGCAAGCTGGTGTGATCTGGCTTGCGAGGCTGTTTCTCTGGCCGGTGCCCCGTGCCGGGTTGTGCCCATTGATTCGGCGGAATGGCCCCAAAAAGCGCGCAGGCCAGTATTTTCCGTGCTGGACAACAGCAAGCTGGCCGCCTTTCTTGGCAAAGCGCCGCGCCCGTGGCCTCAGGCCCTGCGTGATTATGTTTTCAGCGACTATCTGCCCGCGCACACCGGCAAAGGCGGGGCGCAGTGA
- a CDS encoding 4Fe-4S dicluster domain-containing protein, whose protein sequence is MPPKIDTHKCNGCNGREETHCEEICPGDLMALNPATGKAYLRAARDCWDCMSCIKACPAGALEIKMPYQLGYFKATLRPIMGSNFIIWKCRDINGQEQTYRYVNRLDKA, encoded by the coding sequence ATGCCGCCAAAAATTGACACGCACAAATGCAACGGCTGTAACGGGCGCGAAGAAACCCATTGCGAAGAAATCTGCCCCGGCGATCTCATGGCTCTGAACCCCGCCACGGGCAAGGCCTACTTGCGGGCCGCCCGCGACTGCTGGGACTGCATGTCCTGCATCAAGGCCTGCCCCGCAGGTGCGCTTGAAATCAAGATGCCCTACCAGTTGGGCTACTTTAAGGCCACGCTGCGCCCCATCATGGGCTCCAACTTCATTATCTGGAAATGCCGCGACATCAACGGGCAGGAACAGACCTACCGTTATGTGAACAGGCTGGACAAGGCCTGA
- a CDS encoding SLC13 family permease, which yields MTQVSSAAGRSFLGYLCENIRNRGKNPLRAFTGFALAWVAFFLLWTVIPAFDGLTHNGMAVLGIVVWASIMWVSEAMPAGVTGISIPTMLLITQALPWNNGKPPMATIFAGFTDHVIWLCLFAFMVAAVMQLIGLDRRIALGILARFKASSVCRVIWGMFFVNIVLGFLVPAANARAATLLPVVQGICNLLGDTPEERAAKKALVIQSLVYGSMICGMFIMTAHLPNMILVGIFEKNGFTNINFLNWMLLQFPYLGMFVLTNWWTRYYFKTNCVSIAGGSATIEKSYKELGPMSMAEKTLLGIFLLVGFMFVTGKGSFIYELHRQPLGVIGLVGMMVLFAPGMMPCSWKAVQQKTIWGTFLLLGGAMTMTTAMTQAGVAQWLADHIHSMVVGMNWWQTVLTMMVGTHIIRLGMLSNVAAVAMLAPVVFAMAPKLGLHPVAFTLLVCDTDTFAYLLPTQITAAVIAHSTETFSTSDYAKVGSVAVLIAIAYGVCIMAPWYALLGMPVWNPAAAWPF from the coding sequence ATGACTCAGGTTTCTTCCGCCGCAGGGCGGTCTTTTTTGGGCTATCTTTGTGAAAATATTCGTAATAGGGGCAAAAATCCCCTGCGCGCTTTCACGGGTTTTGCCCTGGCATGGGTTGCGTTTTTTCTGCTGTGGACTGTGATCCCCGCTTTTGACGGGCTGACGCACAACGGCATGGCCGTTCTCGGCATTGTGGTATGGGCCAGCATCATGTGGGTCAGCGAGGCCATGCCCGCAGGCGTGACAGGCATTTCCATTCCCACCATGCTGCTGATCACCCAGGCCCTGCCCTGGAACAACGGCAAGCCGCCCATGGCTACCATCTTTGCCGGATTCACCGACCACGTTATCTGGCTGTGCCTGTTTGCCTTTATGGTGGCAGCGGTCATGCAGCTCATTGGCCTTGACCGCCGCATCGCTCTGGGCATTCTGGCCCGTTTCAAGGCTTCGTCCGTATGCCGGGTTATCTGGGGCATGTTCTTTGTAAATATTGTTCTGGGCTTTCTGGTGCCTGCGGCAAACGCCCGCGCCGCCACCCTGCTGCCCGTGGTGCAGGGCATCTGCAATCTGCTGGGTGATACGCCCGAAGAACGCGCCGCAAAAAAGGCCCTTGTCATCCAGTCTCTGGTTTACGGCTCCATGATCTGCGGCATGTTCATCATGACCGCCCACCTGCCCAACATGATTCTGGTGGGTATTTTTGAAAAAAACGGCTTCACCAACATCAACTTTCTCAACTGGATGCTCCTGCAGTTCCCGTATCTGGGGATGTTTGTGCTGACCAACTGGTGGACGCGCTACTACTTCAAGACCAACTGCGTTTCCATTGCGGGCGGCTCCGCCACCATTGAAAAAAGCTACAAAGAACTTGGCCCCATGAGCATGGCGGAAAAAACCCTGCTGGGCATTTTTCTGCTGGTCGGATTCATGTTTGTGACGGGCAAGGGCAGCTTTATTTATGAACTGCACCGCCAGCCTTTGGGCGTTATCGGTCTTGTTGGTATGATGGTGCTTTTTGCCCCCGGCATGATGCCCTGCTCATGGAAGGCCGTGCAGCAAAAGACCATATGGGGCACATTCTTGCTGCTGGGCGGCGCAATGACCATGACCACCGCCATGACCCAGGCTGGCGTGGCCCAGTGGCTTGCCGACCACATCCACAGCATGGTTGTGGGCATGAACTGGTGGCAGACAGTGCTGACCATGATGGTGGGCACGCACATTATCCGCCTTGGCATGCTCTCCAACGTGGCTGCCGTGGCCATGCTTGCCCCGGTGGTATTTGCCATGGCGCCCAAGCTTGGGCTGCACCCCGTGGCCTTTACCCTGCTGGTGTGCGATACGGATACGTTCGCCTACCTGCTGCCCACGCAGATTACCGCCGCCGTCATCGCCCACAGCACAGAAACTTTCTCTACCTCTGATTACGCCAAGGTGGGTTCTGTGGCCGTGCTTATCGCCATTGCCTACGGCGTCTGCATCATGGCCCCCTGGTACGCGCTGCTCGGCATGCCCGTGTGGAACCCCGCCGCAGCCTGGCCTTTTTAA
- a CDS encoding sirohydrochlorin cobaltochelatase: MRHAILLVAFGASSPQGQNALKGFDALVRQRYPGIPVRWAYTSLLLRERMAQARQKSDSVFKAVCRLGLERFEAVAVQPLQTIPGQEHGDVRAAVEEAAEHEHLFCRIGAPLLATADDVRATARALVRHLPAERSADEDVVFMGHGAEHEAVARYVDLASAVRELDSRVHVGAMNGAVTLESILPNLASRRVWLMPLLSVVGRHALEDMAGENGHSWRSRIEAQGHQCLPVLMGTAEYADVAEIWLRHLEDAVQSLAAGWEKR, encoded by the coding sequence ATGAGACACGCTATTCTTCTGGTCGCCTTTGGCGCAAGCAGCCCGCAGGGGCAGAACGCCCTCAAGGGATTTGACGCCCTTGTGCGCCAGCGTTATCCCGGTATTCCGGTACGCTGGGCCTATACTTCGCTGCTCTTGCGCGAGCGCATGGCGCAGGCCCGCCAGAAGAGTGATTCCGTGTTCAAGGCAGTTTGCCGTCTTGGGCTTGAGCGGTTCGAGGCCGTAGCGGTGCAGCCCTTGCAGACCATACCCGGTCAGGAGCATGGTGATGTGCGCGCCGCAGTTGAAGAAGCCGCCGAGCACGAGCACCTGTTTTGCCGGATTGGCGCGCCCCTGCTGGCCACAGCGGACGATGTGCGCGCGACGGCGCGGGCGCTGGTGCGGCATCTGCCCGCCGAGCGCAGCGCGGATGAAGACGTGGTCTTTATGGGGCACGGCGCGGAACACGAGGCGGTTGCCCGCTATGTGGATTTGGCCAGCGCTGTGCGCGAGCTTGACAGCCGCGTGCATGTGGGGGCCATGAACGGCGCTGTGACGCTAGAAAGTATTTTGCCCAATCTCGCTTCACGCCGGGTATGGCTTATGCCGCTTTTGTCGGTGGTGGGCCGTCATGCTCTGGAGGACATGGCGGGCGAGAACGGGCACAGTTGGCGCAGTCGCATTGAGGCCCAAGGGCACCAATGCCTGCCCGTGCTCATGGGGACGGCGGAATACGCCGATGTGGCTGAAATATGGCTGCGGCATCTTGAAGATGCCGTGCAATCCCTTGCTGCTGGCTGGGAGAAGAGGTGA
- the mqnC gene encoding cyclic dehypoxanthinyl futalosine synthase yields the protein MSTFFPAHSPFDEQGAEFEDVRQAAALAASGQRLDRAAAEALYYKASLHTLAQLAHAMRLRLHPEPIVTYVGDRNINYSNVCVCACRFCAFFRAPDQDGGYVISREEMAQKIEETLALGGTQVLLQGGHHPDLPLEWYEDLLRWMRATWPQLHIHAFSPPEIFFWAEKFGLSVTEVLRRLKEAGLHSLPGGGAEILHTGVRAQVSPNKCTAEQWLGVMEEAHKLGLRTTATMMFGHEEEPAHRLDHLFAVREVQDRTHGFTAFIPWTFQPAHTRIDVDPLPAPAYLRLLAVSRLVLDNIANIQASWVTMGPQVAQLALFYGANDFGSLMIEENVVAAAGVSFRMDRSDIHKVIRTAGFTPVQRTMDYTPVVPQPEV from the coding sequence GTGAGTACGTTTTTCCCCGCGCACAGCCCCTTTGACGAACAGGGCGCAGAATTTGAAGACGTGCGCCAGGCCGCAGCCCTTGCCGCCAGTGGTCAGCGCCTTGACCGCGCCGCCGCCGAAGCCCTGTACTACAAGGCCAGCCTGCACACGCTTGCCCAACTGGCCCATGCCATGCGACTGCGTCTGCACCCTGAGCCCATTGTCACCTACGTGGGCGACCGCAACATCAACTATTCCAACGTGTGCGTGTGCGCCTGCCGCTTCTGCGCCTTTTTCCGCGCGCCCGATCAGGACGGCGGCTACGTCATCAGCCGAGAGGAAATGGCGCAGAAAATCGAGGAGACTCTTGCCCTCGGCGGTACCCAGGTGCTGCTCCAGGGCGGGCATCACCCCGACCTGCCGCTGGAATGGTACGAAGACCTGCTGCGCTGGATGCGGGCCACATGGCCGCAACTGCACATCCACGCCTTTTCGCCACCGGAGATCTTCTTCTGGGCTGAAAAATTCGGTCTTTCCGTTACGGAAGTGCTGCGCCGCCTGAAAGAAGCTGGCCTGCACTCCCTGCCCGGTGGCGGCGCGGAGATTCTGCACACGGGCGTACGCGCCCAGGTTTCGCCCAACAAATGCACTGCCGAGCAATGGCTCGGCGTTATGGAAGAAGCCCACAAGCTGGGCCTGCGCACCACCGCCACCATGATGTTCGGCCATGAAGAAGAACCCGCTCACAGGCTGGATCACCTCTTTGCCGTGCGCGAGGTGCAGGACCGCACCCACGGCTTCACGGCCTTTATTCCGTGGACATTCCAGCCAGCGCACACGCGCATCGACGTCGACCCGCTGCCCGCGCCCGCATACCTGCGCCTGCTGGCAGTCTCGCGTCTGGTGCTGGACAATATCGCCAACATCCAGGCCTCGTGGGTGACCATGGGACCGCAGGTGGCCCAACTGGCCCTGTTCTACGGCGCCAACGACTTCGGCTCGCTGATGATTGAAGAAAACGTGGTGGCCGCAGCCGGGGTTTCCTTCCGCATGGATCGCAGCGACATCCACAAGGTCATCCGCACGGCGGGCTTTACCCCTGTGCAGCGCACCATGGATTACACGCCCGTGGTTCCCCAGCCTGAAGTGTAA
- a CDS encoding 1,4-dihydroxy-6-naphthoate synthase, with protein sequence MSALPPPNLSFGLSPCPNDTYIFHAMLHGLVPVPAPITPHMADVEELNNLARQKALDVTKMSLGATTEIMQDYALMSSGAALGWGCGPLVVARKNLKPEDWRNATVAVPGLLTTANLLLTLHGGFQGPRKEMLFSDVMSAVSNGEADLGLIIHEGRFTYARQGLVKLLDLGQWWEAEFSLPLPLGAIAVRRDLSIPLARRVQNTITASLAYANAHPDDSREFIRSHAQEMEESVTSAHIKTFVTDFSLDLGPAGRTAIEALVGRAADIMGKPLPSEGLFLR encoded by the coding sequence ATGTCTGCCTTGCCGCCGCCAAATCTGTCATTCGGTCTTTCGCCCTGCCCCAACGATACCTATATTTTTCATGCCATGCTGCACGGGCTGGTGCCTGTTCCTGCGCCCATCACCCCGCATATGGCAGATGTGGAAGAACTGAACAACCTTGCCCGGCAAAAGGCGCTGGACGTCACCAAGATGTCGCTTGGCGCAACCACCGAGATCATGCAGGATTATGCCCTGATGTCTTCGGGCGCGGCCCTTGGCTGGGGCTGCGGCCCCCTTGTGGTGGCGCGTAAAAACCTCAAGCCCGAAGACTGGCGCAATGCCACTGTGGCCGTGCCCGGCCTGCTGACCACGGCCAACCTGCTGCTGACCCTGCACGGCGGTTTCCAGGGGCCGCGCAAAGAAATGCTGTTCAGCGACGTTATGTCTGCCGTAAGCAACGGCGAGGCTGATCTTGGCCTGATCATCCACGAGGGGCGCTTTACCTATGCGCGTCAGGGACTTGTAAAACTGCTTGATCTGGGGCAGTGGTGGGAGGCGGAGTTTTCTCTGCCGCTGCCGCTGGGGGCCATTGCCGTGCGGCGCGACCTGTCCATACCCCTGGCCCGGCGCGTGCAGAATACCATTACTGCCAGCCTGGCTTACGCCAACGCGCACCCCGATGATTCGCGCGAATTTATCCGATCACATGCGCAGGAAATGGAAGAAAGCGTCACCAGCGCCCACATCAAGACCTTTGTGACGGATTTCAGCCTTGATCTCGGCCCGGCGGGGCGTACGGCTATTGAAGCCCTTGTGGGGCGTGCCGCGGATATCATGGGCAAGCCCCTGCCTTCTGAAGGGCTGTTTTTGCGCTAG
- the mqnE gene encoding aminofutalosine synthase MqnE has product MLDATYYAALGLSSIREKVLSGERLSPEDGLTLFNCPDITAVGALALHVRCRLHGHKAFYVVNRQINYTNVCVNGCTFCAFRRDREDEPGAFAMSLDDVLARLRAADATPLHLDELHIVGGCHPTRPLAWFEDMIRAVRAFNPNLPVKAFTAVEIEHFAHLEGISTLEVLKRLQNAGLVMMPGGGAEIFDEELRPQICPHKADAKAWLRIQGEAHSLGIVTNCTMLFGHIESYEHRIDHLCRLREQQDKSGGFTCFIPLPFLTDHSRLKLPEDKVGPQRGLDQLRTVAVSRLMLDNIPHLKAYWIMMAPKLAPVALWYGADDLDGTIIEERIGHMAGSQSAQGMTIEELEHLIRESGFTPVRRNATFNTLNDESTEARQ; this is encoded by the coding sequence ATGCTAGACGCAACATACTACGCCGCACTGGGCCTTTCGTCTATCCGCGAAAAGGTGCTCTCCGGGGAGCGGCTTTCGCCCGAAGACGGGCTGACACTGTTCAACTGCCCCGATATTACCGCCGTGGGCGCGCTTGCCCTGCACGTGCGCTGCCGCCTGCACGGGCACAAGGCCTTTTATGTGGTCAACCGGCAGATCAACTATACCAATGTGTGCGTCAACGGCTGCACCTTTTGCGCCTTCCGCCGCGACAGGGAGGACGAGCCGGGCGCGTTTGCCATGAGCCTCGATGACGTGCTGGCCCGTCTGCGCGCCGCAGACGCGACCCCCCTGCATCTGGACGAGCTGCACATTGTGGGCGGCTGCCACCCCACGCGCCCCCTCGCCTGGTTTGAAGACATGATCCGCGCGGTGCGGGCCTTTAACCCCAACCTGCCGGTCAAGGCCTTTACCGCCGTAGAGATTGAGCATTTTGCGCACCTTGAAGGCATCAGCACCCTTGAGGTGCTCAAACGCCTGCAGAACGCGGGCCTTGTGATGATGCCCGGCGGCGGCGCGGAAATTTTTGATGAAGAGCTGCGCCCGCAGATCTGCCCGCACAAGGCCGATGCCAAGGCATGGCTGCGCATTCAGGGCGAAGCTCACAGTCTTGGCATTGTTACCAACTGCACCATGCTGTTCGGGCATATCGAATCATACGAGCACCGCATCGACCACCTCTGCCGTCTGCGCGAGCAGCAGGACAAAAGCGGCGGCTTTACCTGCTTTATCCCCCTGCCCTTCCTTACGGATCACAGCCGCCTCAAGCTGCCGGAAGACAAGGTGGGCCCCCAGCGCGGGCTGGATCAGTTGCGCACCGTGGCTGTTTCGCGCCTCATGCTCGACAACATCCCCCACCTCAAGGCCTACTGGATCATGATGGCCCCCAAGCTGGCCCCCGTGGCCCTGTGGTACGGCGCGGACGATCTGGACGGCACCATCATTGAAGAGCGCATCGGCCACATGGCGGGCTCGCAGTCCGCCCAGGGCATGACCATTGAGGAGCTGGAGCACCTTATCCGCGAATCGGGCTTTACCCCGGTGCGCCGCAACGCCACCTTCAATACCCTGAACGACGAATCCACGGAGGCGCGCCAGTGA
- a CDS encoding Crp/Fnr family transcriptional regulator, which translates to MDTFWHLEKEDFFKGIDEAKSAFLKNAQRLELSKNEMVFLEGDAGDSCFYIESGLIRIFCMDRAGKEMTFSLRMKGEIFGISEVLNNSPRKASAQTASASVLYAINRQDFESMLQEHYPLARSVITLLGRRLRQMGDLVRRQNSDVANRLASLLISLAYETLRTTEGWNKPCEIPLSIPQEQLASMVGSTQPTVSATLQQFRNAGLIVGAGRRIVLLNPIEMIYRLDHNLL; encoded by the coding sequence ATGGACACATTCTGGCATCTGGAAAAGGAAGACTTTTTCAAGGGCATTGACGAGGCCAAGAGCGCCTTTTTAAAAAACGCCCAGCGCCTTGAACTGTCCAAGAATGAGATGGTCTTTCTTGAAGGTGACGCGGGAGACTCCTGCTTTTATATAGAATCCGGCCTGATACGTATTTTCTGCATGGACCGCGCAGGCAAGGAAATGACCTTCTCGCTGCGTATGAAGGGCGAAATATTCGGCATTTCAGAAGTGCTGAACAATTCCCCGCGCAAGGCCAGCGCGCAAACGGCCAGCGCATCCGTGCTGTACGCCATCAACCGGCAGGATTTTGAAAGCATGCTTCAGGAGCATTATCCGCTGGCGCGCAGCGTCATTACCCTGCTTGGGCGCAGGCTGCGCCAGATGGGCGATCTGGTGCGCCGCCAGAACAGCGACGTGGCCAACCGCTTGGCAAGCCTGCTCATTTCTCTGGCCTACGAAACGCTTCGCACCACCGAGGGCTGGAACAAACCCTGCGAAATTCCACTGAGCATTCCGCAGGAGCAACTGGCCTCCATGGTCGGCTCCACCCAGCCCACAGTCAGCGCCACCTTGCAGCAATTTCGCAATGCGGGGCTTATTGTGGGCGCAGGCAGGCGCATTGTGCTGCTCAATCCCATTGAAATGATCTACCGCCTCGACCACAACCTGCTGTAG